In Fibrobacter succinogenes, a single genomic region encodes these proteins:
- a CDS encoding DUF4434 domain-containing protein: protein MSSIRQLPYYVWFALALGGFGMCAAANFDGVFDAGWTTAYQSADSINHMHKRLKALGMEQVVLQYAAVEKTHLYYPSQLDFLQNTQYKNKQLFPKSIDAAKAAGNKLWLGLYYDGENWYTPPTATQLDTLATQNLQVLDELYALYGNETVIEGVYIPQEIARYYWDGLRVDATTTALATHFLIPVTRSAQAKGWKVMAAPFYNQNLETPEKLQTFFESLFAAGFKPDVIAVQDGVGASDTGKPHASTATVGNYERAVAKACSQYGIEFWVDQELFRTDDSHALADSARLSAQLDSARAAGASKVIAYDLAVLGNSGLDSLENWFPRDRSQMTESIFEIRRIRQDGNRRGTKQRTTGNTQNHIHPHDKDIRYYKLNGARIP, encoded by the coding sequence GGATGTGCGCGGCAGCGAATTTTGACGGAGTTTTTGACGCGGGTTGGACAACGGCTTACCAATCAGCGGATTCAATCAACCACATGCATAAACGGCTGAAAGCTCTCGGCATGGAGCAAGTCGTGTTGCAATATGCAGCGGTAGAAAAGACGCATTTGTATTATCCTTCTCAGCTGGATTTTTTGCAAAACACGCAGTACAAAAACAAGCAGCTTTTCCCAAAGAGCATCGACGCGGCAAAGGCTGCCGGGAACAAGCTTTGGCTTGGACTTTATTACGATGGTGAAAATTGGTACACACCGCCAACAGCTACGCAACTTGATACACTGGCAACACAAAATTTACAGGTACTTGACGAGCTGTATGCGCTTTACGGGAACGAAACCGTAATTGAAGGGGTTTATATACCGCAGGAAATAGCGCGCTATTATTGGGATGGGCTCAGAGTCGATGCAACGACAACTGCGCTTGCAACACATTTTTTGATTCCTGTTACGCGGTCCGCTCAAGCGAAAGGCTGGAAAGTCATGGCGGCACCGTTTTACAACCAAAACTTGGAAACACCCGAAAAATTGCAAACGTTTTTCGAATCACTTTTTGCAGCTGGATTCAAGCCAGATGTCATCGCGGTGCAAGATGGCGTTGGGGCTAGCGATACAGGCAAGCCGCATGCCAGCACTGCAACCGTCGGGAATTACGAACGGGCGGTCGCCAAAGCTTGTTCGCAATACGGGATTGAATTTTGGGTCGATCAAGAACTGTTCCGCACCGATGATTCGCACGCACTTGCCGATAGCGCTAGACTTTCCGCGCAATTGGATTCGGCACGAGCGGCTGGTGCATCAAAAGTTATCGCATATGATTTGGCCGTTCTCGGGAATTCGGGTTTGGACTCGCTTGAGAATTGGTTTCCGCGAGATCGTTCGCAGATGACAGAATCGATTTTTGAGATTCGCAGAATTCGCCAAGACGGGAATCGTCGCGGCACGAAACAGCGCACAACAGGCAACACACAAAACCACATCCATCCGCACGATAAAGATATCCGCTATTACAAGTTGAATGGTGCGAGAATCCCTTAG
- a CDS encoding class I SAM-dependent DNA methyltransferase, whose protein sequence is MTDVELKNLKDRLWHSADMLRAGAHLAANKYGQPILGLIFLRYADILYKQHKDEINAEFEKLKGTRRARTLKDISIEKCGFYLPECAYFDAINDAPDDAKKATLVKGAMKAIEEENEKMDGVLPKDVYAQLVPEEEPELLSKIVRVFKDIPEDISIDLFGEIYEYFLGNFALAEGKDGGTFYTPATVVRYMVNVLQPHGINKKFLDPACGSGGMFVQAARYMHRHNASAENDTAMNFRCYGVEKEPDTVKLAKMNLLLNNVRGEITEANSFYSDPYNAVGQFDYVMANPPFNVDEVVVEKVQKDERFCTYGVPRNATKSAKKGSDKKETVPNANYLWIGYFATALNENGKAALVMANSASDAGKSEYEIRKKMVEEGIISQMVTLPSNMFNSVTLPATLWFFDKQKANSKKKDEILFIDARNVFTQVDRAHRKFSDEQIKNLAVISRLYEGDTQSFKDLLKEYKENLKNAPASSDDKDVKTKDYWQAQLNWLAERFPNGKYQDVIGLCKVAKIDGEDGIKDQDYSLNAGRYVGVVIEDDGMTEDEFKETMLGLNDDFAKLSAEAKKLEKQIAENMNALF, encoded by the coding sequence ATGACCGACGTTGAACTTAAGAACTTGAAAGACCGTCTTTGGCATTCTGCCGACATGCTCCGCGCGGGTGCGCACCTTGCCGCAAACAAGTACGGGCAGCCGATTCTTGGCCTCATCTTTTTGCGCTATGCCGATATTTTGTACAAACAGCACAAAGACGAAATCAACGCCGAGTTCGAAAAGCTCAAGGGCACGCGCCGCGCCCGCACCCTGAAAGACATTTCCATCGAAAAGTGCGGTTTCTACCTGCCGGAATGCGCCTACTTTGACGCAATCAACGACGCGCCGGACGATGCCAAGAAGGCGACCCTTGTAAAGGGTGCGATGAAGGCCATCGAAGAAGAAAACGAGAAGATGGACGGCGTTCTCCCCAAGGATGTCTATGCGCAGCTCGTTCCCGAAGAAGAACCGGAATTGCTCTCGAAAATCGTGCGCGTGTTCAAGGACATTCCCGAAGACATTAGCATTGACCTGTTCGGCGAAATCTACGAATACTTCCTGGGCAACTTTGCACTCGCCGAAGGCAAGGACGGCGGAACATTCTATACGCCCGCAACGGTCGTGCGCTACATGGTGAACGTGTTGCAGCCTCACGGCATCAACAAGAAGTTCCTGGACCCCGCTTGCGGTTCGGGCGGCATGTTCGTGCAGGCAGCCCGCTACATGCACCGCCACAATGCAAGTGCCGAAAACGACACGGCGATGAACTTCCGCTGCTACGGTGTAGAAAAAGAACCCGACACCGTAAAGCTCGCGAAGATGAACCTGCTTTTGAACAATGTGCGCGGCGAAATCACCGAGGCGAATTCCTTCTACAGCGACCCCTACAATGCGGTAGGGCAGTTCGATTACGTGATGGCGAATCCGCCGTTCAACGTCGATGAAGTCGTCGTCGAAAAAGTCCAGAAGGACGAACGTTTCTGCACTTACGGCGTGCCGCGCAACGCGACAAAGTCCGCAAAGAAGGGCTCCGACAAAAAGGAAACCGTGCCCAATGCGAACTACCTTTGGATTGGCTACTTTGCGACCGCGCTGAATGAAAACGGCAAGGCGGCACTCGTCATGGCGAATTCCGCAAGCGATGCAGGCAAGAGCGAATACGAAATCCGCAAGAAAATGGTCGAAGAAGGAATCATCAGCCAGATGGTGACGCTACCCTCGAACATGTTCAACTCGGTGACGCTCCCGGCAACGCTCTGGTTCTTCGACAAGCAAAAGGCGAACAGCAAAAAGAAAGACGAAATCCTCTTCATTGACGCACGCAACGTATTTACGCAGGTGGACAGGGCACACCGCAAGTTTAGCGACGAACAGATAAAGAACCTCGCCGTCATCAGCCGACTCTACGAAGGCGATACGCAATCGTTCAAGGACTTGCTCAAGGAATACAAGGAAAATCTCAAGAACGCGCCCGCAAGCAGCGACGACAAGGATGTCAAAACCAAAGATTATTGGCAAGCGCAACTGAATTGGCTCGCCGAACGTTTCCCCAACGGCAAATACCAGGACGTAATCGGACTCTGCAAGGTCGCAAAAATTGACGGCGAAGACGGAATCAAGGACCAGGATTATTCGCTGAACGCCGGCCGCTATGTGGGCGTGGTGATTGAAGATGACGGCATGACCGAAGATGAATTCAAGGAAACGATGCTCGGACTGAACGACGATTTCGCCAAGCTGAGCGCCGAAGCGAAGAAGCTAGAAAAACAGATTGCGGAAAACATGAATGCGTTATTTTAG
- a CDS encoding DUF4419 domain-containing protein — protein MNKFIFTLLFAVGLGTAFADAIVRDKNIKEKTPQYAKTDIMNFGGSKVLLDERTEKTYIQKLISGAYLKFPHPFVAMVGMAFANHHSIEIYPDDIWLLLMDGIRLHVKNNRDALKEKFVQDGSDTNIVIIDNSLTLQAPPAAWKRHITEIYDTLYQKLPETTRTAFDVDFSTSTAIDKFVSKTMLMAISSEFYTYTSVTMCGIPKIFIKGTKEDWEKLKSTFDNLANILDMPWWAEQIDPILKEFVNTFDKKYNMKFWRRIYKDVPRGKGSGTQPKINGWITKFFPYIDKTGEYKMYKDFIAEVFESWPEEQKKTFKARMEADSIASRQHRTDWVEPLEYKDFTIGKSDITIKWKYLDRDIPLQLSTGFWGVTIDSKTKRLRTIRGYVLTWETN, from the coding sequence ATGAATAAATTTATTTTCACTCTACTTTTTGCGGTCGGACTCGGAACTGCTTTTGCGGATGCAATTGTCAGGGACAAGAACATCAAAGAAAAAACGCCCCAATACGCCAAGACCGACATCATGAATTTTGGTGGAAGTAAAGTTTTACTGGACGAACGCACAGAAAAAACATACATTCAAAAATTAATAAGCGGAGCGTACCTCAAATTTCCACACCCGTTCGTCGCCATGGTCGGAATGGCATTTGCCAACCACCACTCTATTGAAATTTACCCTGACGACATTTGGCTTTTGCTGATGGACGGGATTCGCTTGCATGTCAAGAACAACCGCGACGCACTCAAAGAAAAATTTGTTCAAGACGGTTCCGATACAAACATCGTTATTATCGACAATTCCTTAACTTTGCAAGCCCCGCCAGCAGCGTGGAAAAGGCACATCACCGAGATTTATGACACGCTCTATCAAAAGCTGCCTGAAACGACAAGGACCGCATTTGATGTCGATTTTTCCACTTCGACCGCTATAGACAAATTCGTTTCAAAAACAATGCTCATGGCCATCAGTTCAGAATTCTATACCTACACTTCGGTAACAATGTGCGGCATCCCGAAAATTTTTATCAAAGGCACAAAAGAAGACTGGGAAAAATTGAAAAGTACATTCGACAACTTGGCAAACATTCTCGATATGCCTTGGTGGGCTGAACAAATCGATCCGATTCTCAAAGAGTTTGTCAACACTTTTGACAAAAAATACAACATGAAATTTTGGAGACGCATCTACAAAGATGTACCTCGTGGCAAAGGAAGCGGAACGCAGCCTAAAATCAATGGTTGGATAACCAAATTTTTCCCCTACATCGACAAGACGGGAGAATACAAAATGTATAAAGACTTTATTGCCGAAGTATTCGAATCATGGCCCGAAGAACAGAAAAAGACATTTAAAGCCCGTATGGAGGCCGATTCCATAGCCTCTCGGCAACACCGCACCGACTGGGTCGAGCCGCTCGAATATAAGGATTTTACAATCGGCAAAAGCGACATCACGATAAAGTGGAAATATCTTGACCGCGATATTCCCTTGCAACTATCCACCGGATTCTGGGGCGTAACCATCGATTCCAAAACAAAACGACTGAGAACCATCCGCGGATACGTGCTGACATGGGAAACGAATTAG
- a CDS encoding restriction endonuclease subunit S, with translation MEYTTYKLSDILKIGNGKDHSSLDDGEYPVLGSGGVMRYANQYLYDGESVLLPRKGTLNNIQYIKGKFWTVDTCYYTIINQEKVVPYYLYRMLRYLDLSGLDSGASIPSMTSKCYYGIKIKLPSISTQRRIASILSAYDNLIENNNKRIKILQQMAENLYKEWFVRFRFPGHETTPIENGIPKGWSINRFDTAAMLINGRAYLMPELLSEGKYRIVRVGNFSGKDEWFYSDMELESDKYCEQGDLLYKWACNFGPEIWNEEKVIYHYHIWKVVPKNNVNKAYLYFYLKTSTPLWMGGTNGTAMVHITKESMEKKKMVVPPKSILDQFDNIVGPMIRNRLSLLKHNENLIKQRDLLLPRLMSGKLAV, from the coding sequence ATGGAATATACAACGTATAAATTGAGTGACATCTTGAAAATTGGGAATGGGAAAGACCATTCTTCCTTGGATGATGGCGAATATCCTGTTTTAGGCAGTGGCGGAGTAATGCGCTACGCAAATCAGTATTTGTATGATGGTGAAAGTGTTCTTTTGCCACGAAAAGGCACGCTTAATAACATTCAGTATATTAAGGGCAAATTTTGGACTGTTGACACGTGTTATTATACGATAATTAATCAAGAAAAAGTCGTTCCGTATTATTTATATAGAATGTTAAGATATCTTGATTTGAGTGGTTTAGATTCTGGTGCTAGTATTCCAAGTATGACATCAAAATGTTATTATGGAATAAAAATAAAGCTACCATCAATTTCGACTCAACGCCGCATCGCCTCCATTCTCTCCGCTTACGACAACCTGATAGAAAACAACAACAAGCGAATTAAGATTTTGCAACAGATGGCGGAGAACCTTTACAAGGAATGGTTCGTTCGCTTCCGCTTCCCCGGCCACGAAACCACCCCCATCGAAAACGGAATCCCTAAGGGATGGAGTATAAATCGTTTTGATACAGCAGCTATGTTGATTAATGGAAGAGCATATTTGATGCCTGAATTATTGTCAGAGGGAAAATATCGCATCGTTCGTGTAGGAAATTTTTCCGGAAAAGACGAATGGTTCTATTCGGATATGGAATTAGAAAGTGATAAATATTGCGAACAAGGGGATTTGTTGTATAAATGGGCTTGCAATTTTGGTCCCGAAATATGGAATGAAGAAAAAGTCATTTACCATTATCACATTTGGAAAGTCGTCCCTAAGAACAATGTCAACAAAGCATATCTGTATTTCTACTTAAAAACATCTACTCCATTATGGATGGGTGGAACTAACGGAACAGCAATGGTTCATATAACAAAGGAATCTATGGAAAAGAAAAAAATGGTTGTTCCGCCTAAATCTATTCTTGATCAATTTGACAATATCGTTGGTCCAATGATACGGAATAGACTTTCTTTACTAAAGCATAACGAAAACCTCATCAAACAGCGCGACCTGCTCTTGCCCCGCCTCATGAGCGGAAAACTTGCTGTATAG
- a CDS encoding DUF6577 family protein, with protein sequence MNVDLDIKDFALKNNRKFRLEELLVSLFNSKVEYSLMSVHNAIQKMVAKKQLVKVGDDVYEIAESQKNGFRTEDSLAEKKLYSFLKQSFPFAQLCAWNVKELAYFTQHVPMVNFVIIEAEKDVVDAVADRLNEPDKRIVLKNPSLETMEYFSSSKKIIVVKNLVSQGPLDKTDELNAPRLEKILVDILCDNEFYFLRGMETVYVYQKAFDLYDINVKALKRYASRRNKLKEVESLLANIA encoded by the coding sequence ATGAATGTTGACTTGGACATTAAGGATTTTGCGCTGAAAAACAATAGGAAATTCCGTTTAGAGGAACTTCTTGTTTCTTTGTTCAATTCAAAAGTTGAGTATTCGCTGATGTCGGTGCATAACGCCATCCAAAAAATGGTTGCTAAAAAGCAATTGGTAAAGGTGGGGGATGATGTGTACGAAATTGCCGAATCACAAAAAAATGGTTTCCGAACAGAAGACTCTCTTGCGGAAAAAAAACTGTATTCGTTTTTAAAGCAGAGTTTTCCTTTCGCTCAATTGTGTGCTTGGAATGTAAAGGAACTTGCGTATTTTACGCAGCATGTTCCGATGGTGAATTTCGTAATTATTGAAGCCGAAAAGGATGTGGTCGATGCTGTTGCAGATCGGCTTAATGAACCTGACAAAAGGATTGTCCTAAAGAATCCATCGCTAGAGACGATGGAATATTTTTCCTCGTCAAAAAAAATTATTGTCGTTAAAAATTTAGTCAGTCAGGGACCTTTAGATAAAACTGATGAACTCAATGCTCCGAGGCTCGAAAAAATTCTCGTTGATATTCTCTGCGATAATGAATTCTACTTTCTTCGCGGTATGGAAACTGTTTATGTGTATCAGAAAGCTTTTGATTTATACGATATAAATGTGAAGGCTCTAAAACGTTACGCTAGCAGAAGGAATAAGCTGAAAGAGGTTGAGTCTTTGCTTGCGAATATCGCTTAA
- a CDS encoding nucleotidyl transferase AbiEii/AbiGii toxin family protein, translating to MISPESRTREWITFVSKKYRVSDVALLEKTIRAFSLLEALARSGCPFVFKGGSCLMLHFNTEKRLSVDIDIICAPGTDVERYIGMYANDYGFEKPELVNRKSRFNVPKMHAKYNYQVAYNGSRSDYVLLDVLLEDSPYKQVENKAVQSPFLKIEGENVWVNVPSKSDILGDKLAAFAPNTTGIPYFKKDKAGNDRDCSLEIMKQLFDVACLFDSLDNFENVFEVYKKNASVELDYRNLKIGVEDVLMDSINTALCIGTNGYSDKERFSLLNHGIPKLQSFVYGNRYGLSNAVVDSSKIAYLSACLLKGMFIPEKYTSANAKNLAEVKIEASVGSDLAVWTKLNKLKKSNPEAFYYWFRVFELLKS from the coding sequence ATGATTTCTCCAGAAAGTAGGACGAGGGAATGGATAACGTTTGTTTCAAAGAAGTATCGGGTTTCTGATGTAGCGTTACTTGAAAAGACTATCCGTGCGTTTTCTTTACTTGAGGCGTTAGCTCGTAGCGGTTGTCCGTTTGTTTTTAAGGGCGGTTCGTGTTTGATGCTGCATTTCAATACTGAAAAACGTCTATCGGTTGACATTGATATTATTTGTGCTCCTGGGACGGACGTTGAAAGGTATATAGGTATGTATGCCAATGATTATGGGTTTGAAAAGCCTGAGCTTGTGAATAGAAAATCGAGATTCAATGTTCCTAAGATGCACGCAAAGTATAATTACCAAGTCGCTTATAACGGGAGTCGGAGCGATTATGTATTGCTAGATGTTCTTTTGGAAGATTCTCCTTATAAACAAGTTGAGAATAAGGCTGTACAGAGTCCTTTTTTAAAGATCGAAGGCGAAAATGTTTGGGTCAATGTTCCCTCAAAATCCGATATTCTTGGCGATAAACTTGCTGCGTTTGCTCCAAATACAACCGGGATTCCCTATTTTAAAAAGGACAAGGCCGGAAACGATAGGGACTGTTCTTTGGAAATTATGAAGCAATTGTTTGATGTGGCTTGCTTGTTTGATTCTCTAGATAATTTTGAAAATGTTTTTGAAGTCTATAAGAAAAATGCTTCTGTAGAGTTGGATTATCGCAACTTAAAAATTGGTGTTGAGGATGTTCTGATGGATTCAATAAATACGGCTTTGTGCATAGGAACAAATGGATATTCTGATAAAGAACGTTTTTCGTTATTGAATCATGGGATTCCTAAGTTGCAGAGCTTTGTTTATGGGAATCGTTATGGATTAAGTAATGCGGTTGTTGATTCGTCTAAGATTGCGTATCTGTCGGCGTGCTTATTGAAAGGAATGTTTATTCCTGAAAAATACACCTCTGCCAATGCGAAAAATCTTGCAGAGGTGAAAATCGAGGCTTCTGTTGGTTCAGATTTGGCGGTATGGACTAAGCTAAATAAGCTAAAAAAGTCAAATCCCGAGGCTTTTTATTACTGGTTTCGTGTTTTTGAATTGCTAAAGAGTTAA
- a CDS encoding type I restriction endonuclease subunit R — MKSFISEDDIEQAILQMLESPEFGYEVVHCDPSPEKMEVLPDGTGRSSKKQCVLPVVLRESLTRLNPEVPANKLDEIAQDLVRDYSGTDMTATNYALYKKIRDGVRVTFLKDGKPDFGDVSLIDFANPENNTFTAVSQMWIQGHYHFRRPDVLVFVNGLPLVFIELKNSTVKIEEAYNKNLQDYRKEIPNLFALNQVCVLSNGFETKLGAFNASYDYFFEWLKKSESDKIDRKYIRGEGVSAQYMVKSLLDKATLIDYIENFILFQNGSIKIIAKNHQFMGVNNLCRAVENRKELDGKLGVFWHTQGSGKSYSMAMFARKVKRKFSGNFMFLIITDREDLDTQIYKNFLRTEIIGPQDECQPKNGEQLREYLQGNKPFIFTLIHKFGYDKGKKYPVLSTRDDIFVLVDEAHRTQYKTLAENMRTALPNANFVAFTGTPLLGSKRLTNQWFGDYVSEYNFAQSVEDGSTVPLFYSRRVPEVGLQNNFLDDDVVTIIEDENLNDAEATLLENSSSRILEVIKREDRLDKIARDIAHHFPRRGFLGKGMVVSVDKFTAVKMYDKVQHYWKEEKKALTIERNNVATQEERGRLTAILNYMDKVEMAVIVSEEVDENEKFKAQGLDITAHRKKMNEITPEGKDIEDRYKDPEDKLQLVFVCAMWLTGFDVPNLSTLYLDKPMKNHTLMQAIARANRVYPGKPCGIIVDYVNVFKFMKQALAAYAIGDDGAEFPAKNIDELIGYIDACIDEADKFLLERNINIEKILDGVSTFDKLDEFRNAYDTIISVDEDVNKFKVILNTLMNLYESSKPEIFERNWSNPKFSPLIYLHGLFFRLIDDEKINKARKRMGDLLDSSVSSERVKADGATELRDVSGVGSYMRGSKLIDLSKIDADGLRKEIKQAKYKAVEINDLKEFIEKALRQMINRNVTRIKFSERFRNIINRYNAGGTENEDYYEQLVKLVEELKKEDSRSATMGLSDEELEIFDLLVMGKKLTKAQEQEVLLTSKALFHKLHDNRQKILVVDWFKDEQTRAKVKSTIEEVLDAQDPPHLPDCYDIDLFNVKSNLLLSHFIDMAVQGYGWARGGI, encoded by the coding sequence ATGAAGTCCTTTATTTCCGAAGATGATATCGAACAAGCGATTCTCCAGATGCTGGAATCACCGGAGTTCGGTTACGAGGTGGTCCATTGCGACCCTTCTCCGGAAAAGATGGAAGTGCTGCCCGATGGCACGGGGCGTTCCAGCAAAAAGCAGTGCGTGTTGCCTGTTGTTTTGCGCGAGTCGCTCACGAGGCTCAATCCCGAAGTTCCCGCAAACAAGCTGGACGAGATTGCGCAGGATTTGGTTCGCGACTATTCCGGCACCGACATGACGGCGACCAACTACGCGCTCTATAAGAAAATTCGTGACGGTGTGCGCGTCACATTCCTCAAGGACGGCAAGCCGGATTTTGGCGATGTGTCGCTTATTGATTTCGCCAACCCCGAAAACAACACGTTTACTGCCGTTTCGCAAATGTGGATTCAGGGACACTATCATTTTCGCCGCCCCGATGTTCTGGTGTTTGTCAACGGGTTGCCGCTAGTTTTTATCGAACTCAAGAACAGCACCGTCAAGATTGAAGAAGCCTACAACAAGAACCTCCAGGATTACCGGAAAGAAATCCCGAATCTGTTCGCCCTGAACCAGGTGTGCGTTCTTTCGAACGGTTTTGAAACCAAGCTGGGCGCGTTCAACGCGAGCTACGATTACTTCTTCGAATGGCTCAAGAAAAGCGAAAGCGACAAGATTGACCGCAAGTATATTCGAGGCGAAGGCGTAAGTGCGCAGTACATGGTCAAAAGTTTGCTCGACAAGGCAACCCTTATTGACTACATCGAAAATTTTATTCTGTTCCAGAACGGTTCTATAAAGATTATCGCCAAGAACCACCAGTTTATGGGTGTCAACAACTTGTGCCGCGCCGTAGAGAACCGTAAGGAACTGGACGGCAAGTTGGGCGTATTCTGGCATACGCAAGGGAGCGGCAAGAGTTACTCGATGGCGATGTTTGCCCGTAAGGTCAAGCGTAAGTTCAGTGGCAACTTCATGTTCCTTATTATCACCGACCGCGAAGACCTTGATACGCAGATATACAAGAACTTCTTGCGGACAGAAATCATCGGCCCGCAAGATGAATGCCAGCCCAAGAATGGCGAACAGCTTCGCGAATACTTGCAAGGGAACAAGCCTTTTATATTCACGCTGATTCATAAGTTCGGTTACGACAAGGGTAAAAAATACCCTGTCCTTTCTACCCGCGATGATATTTTCGTGTTGGTGGATGAGGCACACCGCACGCAATACAAGACTCTTGCCGAAAATATGCGCACGGCGTTGCCGAATGCGAACTTCGTTGCCTTTACTGGCACTCCGTTATTGGGAAGCAAACGTCTGACGAACCAGTGGTTCGGCGACTATGTTTCGGAATACAACTTCGCGCAGTCTGTGGAAGATGGCTCGACGGTGCCGCTGTTCTATAGCCGTCGCGTTCCTGAAGTGGGTTTGCAAAACAACTTCCTTGATGACGATGTCGTGACGATTATCGAAGATGAAAATCTGAACGACGCCGAAGCCACTTTGCTTGAAAATTCTAGTTCTCGCATTCTAGAAGTCATCAAGCGCGAAGACCGCTTGGATAAAATTGCTCGGGATATTGCACACCATTTTCCGCGTCGCGGGTTCCTCGGCAAGGGAATGGTCGTTTCGGTAGATAAGTTCACCGCTGTAAAGATGTACGACAAGGTTCAGCACTACTGGAAAGAAGAAAAGAAAGCGCTGACCATTGAACGGAATAATGTCGCAACACAAGAAGAACGTGGTCGCCTGACCGCCATCTTGAACTACATGGATAAAGTCGAAATGGCGGTTATCGTTTCGGAAGAAGTGGACGAAAATGAAAAGTTCAAGGCACAGGGTCTTGATATTACAGCTCATCGCAAGAAAATGAACGAAATTACGCCCGAAGGCAAGGACATCGAGGATCGCTATAAGGACCCTGAAGACAAACTGCAGCTTGTGTTTGTGTGTGCCATGTGGCTTACGGGTTTCGACGTTCCGAACCTCTCTACGCTCTATCTTGACAAGCCGATGAAGAACCACACGCTTATGCAGGCAATCGCCAGAGCAAACCGCGTGTATCCGGGAAAACCATGCGGTATCATTGTTGATTATGTGAACGTGTTCAAGTTCATGAAACAGGCTTTGGCTGCATATGCCATTGGCGATGACGGTGCGGAATTCCCGGCTAAGAACATTGATGAATTGATTGGCTATATCGACGCTTGTATTGACGAAGCGGACAAGTTTTTGCTGGAACGGAATATCAATATTGAAAAGATTCTCGATGGAGTCTCCACGTTCGACAAACTGGACGAGTTCCGCAATGCTTATGACACCATTATTTCTGTTGATGAAGATGTCAACAAGTTCAAGGTGATTTTGAATACCTTGATGAATCTTTATGAATCTTCTAAGCCGGAAATTTTTGAACGCAACTGGAGTAATCCGAAATTCAGTCCGCTTATTTATTTGCACGGGCTTTTCTTCAGGCTTATTGACGATGAAAAAATCAACAAGGCCCGTAAGCGCATGGGCGATTTGCTGGATAGCAGTGTTTCATCGGAAAGAGTGAAGGCTGATGGAGCAACAGAACTCCGTGATGTATCGGGCGTTGGGTCGTATATGCGCGGATCCAAGCTGATTGACCTTTCTAAAATCGATGCCGACGGACTGCGCAAGGAAATCAAACAGGCAAAATACAAGGCCGTCGAAATTAATGATTTGAAAGAGTTTATCGAAAAGGCCTTACGGCAAATGATAAACCGCAACGTTACGCGTATCAAGTTCTCGGAACGGTTCCGCAATATTATCAACCGCTACAATGCGGGTGGCACCGAAAATGAGGATTACTACGAGCAGCTGGTAAAGCTCGTCGAAGAATTGAAAAAGGAAGATTCACGCTCGGCAACAATGGGTCTGAGCGACGAAGAACTTGAAATATTCGACCTTCTCGTGATGGGAAAAAAGCTGACGAAGGCGCAGGAACAGGAAGTCTTGCTGACATCTAAGGCTTTGTTCCACAAGTTGCATGACAATCGTCAAAAAATTCTTGTGGTGGATTGGTTCAAGGACGAACAGACCCGCGCGAAAGTCAAGAGTACGATCGAAGAAGTTCTCGATGCGCAGGATCCTCCGCATCTGCCCGATTGCTACGACATTGATTTATTCAACGTCAAAAGCAACCTGCTCCTGAGCCACTTCATTGATATGGCCGTGCAAGGCTATGGCTGGGCAAGAGGCGGAATATAA